attaacttatataaaaaggcaggaccgaatagggtgaaaaatgaaaaggacagaGATCACAAAAAGTGCAAGACAACATTTAACATACTGTCCCCACTCCCCtcctcattaaaaaaaataaattcgaacgggctaaaaaaaaacccgacatattttttatatataaactgatCGATGAGAttacatttaaaactttaatacccAAATAAAAACACAGATAAAGAAACGATCCCACAGCTTCACATTTACATATTGTTTGAGAGAATCTAAAGTATGCATTCATATCTGTACGAGTATAGTAAAAGTTGTCGGTACACTCGAATACTCTTGAGCGTGATGTTTGTTTCATCATGCGtccaacaattttaaaaactacatgtatatgatatcgTTACATACGTAACACTTTTATAAGTCGACAAATCATGAAAACCATTTACAGTTGGTAAATATAATGCACTTCTCTCTATTATCTTGATTGCATCCGAATACAattcaaacatataaatcaTTACATAACAACACCTTTTGGGTTTATGTACGTTTGTAAACATACAATTACCGCTCCTTATACGTTCGTTCGTCGAGATAGGTTCGTTCGTCAATATCCTGGTCATCTCTAATATGCATGGAATATTCCCCAATGAAAATAACgtaagcaacaaacaacaaaatatatcgTATTTGGGTAATGCATAAGTATATGAAATGAGAAGATATATACGGTAtaatgagtgccaatgagacaactttacCAGAGATCAATTGACATAAAACGTAATAAAGTGCAGTGTTTTCTCATTTAGATCCGAAAAGGAGGAGGATATATATTTTGCTTCAAAAAGTTTGTCGGGAATTACAAGTTAAACGGGTGTCTTGCTTATAAAATTTCCTGTAGTTTCTTTAATAGCGGTACAATtagattatgaaataaaacgattgtcagaaaaaaaagttaattataaTTCATCTCATATGTTTACAAGCTTTGTATGATGTGGAGAGGTTTATAGCCACGCTTTAGgcccaattttattttcactttcaattCTATTACACATGAATCTTATTgcagagaaataaaaaaaattgcagtcAGTAAACGCTtcccaaatttgaaaatttgataaagatGATTTTTTGTTATCCTCTTGTGATACAAAACTTTTTCACAACTTAAAAACCTCATCTACACGAAAAAACCcagtcatgtttttttttaaaaatctttctgGTCTTGTTGATAGTATCTGACTATCAAGAAAATTCTATCTGAGAAATATATACAGATGATCCACCATAAATAGCGTACCCCGAATCGACAACGTTGAGAACGTACGAAAATCGTCCAGtggacaaacttgcaagacatttcATTTCTTTGAAAACGAAGTCGTTTTGACTACGCAAGTTATCGGAAAAGTATGTAGCTGTTTTGTAAAGTTAATGCATAATTACGGAAAAGCACTATTTAGCATGCAACTAATCtagattttcaataaataaggTCGCAACTgacaatttatttgtaatgaaatCCGACATTGGACATCTGGCAAGACATTTGCCAGAAGCAGTTGCAATTTTATATGTAGTGTGAGTGATGCAAAAAATCGATTTTGATATGGTCTATGTATGCACTTATGTGAGCCGAATTTACACAAACGAAATATCATATaatcttatttttcaaaacctataaattttgataacttaacattTTCCAAAATCTGACCATAATGAACACTAGTCTATTTGTTTTGCCAACATATAGCGTTAGTAGTATCGGAAACACATATCCAGTAATATTGTactactttatatatacagattcttacattgataccagtggattatcggatttatccaatcgagatagttaaattatcaattttaaagtccaagccgcctcggcgagaactttaaaatttataatttaactatcgagattggataaatccgataattcaCGAGTAAccatgtaagaatctgtttctctaatgattaaaaagacattttcttttttgttaacctaaaatccccttcgagtgcctttcacattgcacgaagttgtcaatttcattaacacctgttatcatattttgattcattcagttagctaaaaaggtcatgacccttaaaatcatccaatgatcttttgagatcaccagcaaccacacgttgattaatttttttacacaatgggttcagaaagggataaatgtctatagaattagagaaataaagCATATCATTCGTTCGAATTTTCTTGGATATAACACTACTTTAAAGAACACAAACACCCCTGCTAAAGTGATTATGCGTATAGTCAGTTACATCTGACACGCATACTTTTGACGTTTTGTCAATTATATGTTGTCCTTAaagtaaaatatgataaaacaatttgtatttttttttatcggaaTAGTATTTACCTGTCTAGTCTATggatataagttttatataactTAACTGTTATGATTTTATAGAAAAGCTGTTTAGTGCAGACTGGTTGATTACACGGTATTGACGCAATAACGTGTTTAACCTCatatgtatatgattttttaaacaatcGTAATCAGTAGTGTTTTGAAAAACGTAGTTAGTAAATATGCAATTcttgttgaaaaaaattatgaagtGAAATTTCGTTCATAATGACATTTCATTGTTAGGATACAATTGCTGGTTGAAAGTTAAATTGATAACGTCATTTTTGGTGTTCAAATCCTGTTGTATACACTGAAACCTTGGGTTTTCCCTTTACCAACGGATGATTGCCTGTAACCaacgcaaaaaaaaataaaggtcaaCCAATTATGTTTGGCATGGTTTGTACCTCTTGATCTTGCCTTTGTTCCAACCATAACAGTGTGTTTTGGCAATTACATGCAGGTGACACTTTAAGACTTGCCAATTTTTTGCCATTTCAGTTTATGGTAAACATTTATGGCTTGAATATGTGTGCAATGGCATTCGGCATTTTGATTAACAGTTGACATTGCAACCGTAAAAATGTCTCGCAAATGACGTTGCGTTATCGAATTCTAATATTGACGTTGTATTGACACTACATTTGGATCTACCTGGTCATTGATGATCAGCAACAAATCCCGTATGCCTGTATCGTTGTCGGGGGGACAGTCAGATGAGTTATATCGTCAAATTGTCTGGTTACAGCACGTTCACGTTTTCACATTTGCAAAATTCTTTTGCACATATTCAGTTTTTTATTCCTCAGTCTTGTCTTTATGGAGAAGCAACATGGTTTAATTGATTTTACGTGTGGCCATGGATTGAAAGATTTATTTTACggagagagaaaaaacaaaaaacatattttatgggTCAAAATTGGGTCCGACTTAAATAATCAGATAAGATAAATAACCACAGGATAGTtagatgttgatttttttttcgaaagggGAAGAATTGTGATAAGCATGACTATTAGTGGTGTATATGAGGATAAGTCGTGATTTGGTAAAAGAAACCCCAAACAAAACGagtgatgtgttttttttttaagtcagtCAGTATATAATCTGATGTtcagttgtcgtttgtttatgtaatatatacgtgtttctcgttttgtttatatagattattagaccgttggttttcccgtttgaatggttttacactagtaattttggggccctttatagcttgttgttcggtgtgagcgaaggctccgtgttgaaggccgtactttaacctataatggtttacttttaaaattgttatttggatggagagttgtctcattggcactcacaccacatcttcctatatctatcattaTGCCGAGCCTAGGACTGGTTGAGTGGTCTCGTGCCAGTGATTGTCCTAATGTTTAAGGAAGGGTCCAGGGCCAATGGAATCGGGAAGAAAAGTTCGTGGACTGTTAGGATTTGCGGAAAATATATAAGTTCGCACCACCAGCGCGCAACTTGGCCCcctagaaaattgaaaaaaaatatagtgcAAAATTCTGCATTCTGAGGAGGAATAAGTTACAACTGCATAACGCGTGAACAATTTCAAGAGATTTTTAACCAAAATACCACATTACAACATACACAAAACCTTTAATACAATGATGTCTATACACAATTGGGAATTTTAGAGCTGAAAATTGgggaaaaaaaagtatttctttCTCAGTGGGACCCAAATAAGTGGGTTGTAAAATCCCGGTGCGCCGGACAAAGTACCTGGCGATTAGGTGCCACGATATCGTAGTGTCAGTGGCATAAGTTCGAATTCCGTccagggaagaacaaaaatggCCATGTACTTCTGTATATAATGTTAAAACACACGTAGAGCATGAGTTACTTAacttgacttttttttcattttgaaatcataatatACATTTATGTCCATTTCTGGTTAAAGTATAATAGATTTGCTTTTATTGTAGGGTATGCAAGAAGCCCAATGAGGGCAAGATATTTTAATGATGGGATCCCCTCATTTCCGAATCCAGAaaaatgtgatatatatttgaataaagctTTCGAATGTAAGGAGCGACCTTCAATGAAAAACTACATAGACACTCAGGATGCGAATGGAGAAAAAGTAGAAAATACATTCCCGGATCTTATCAAGGCTCGAAAAATTACTATAGAAAAAGCAGTTGTAGCAGATATGTGCAGGTATGGAATTCCACATTTTAGAGAACAGACCATTTTCGTATATCCGACTTTTGTCTCcggaatttttatttttcgacAGATTTATACCTTCTTTGTGGTTAGACATCCTGGTACTCGGTTAAAGCAAGAGAAATGTAAATAAGTAAATTCAAGATGTTCATCGGTACAATTTTGAAGGAAGATTACTATCTAACGCTTTCTATAAATGACTTCATCATTCGAAAGCCCTTATTCCTTAACTTTCCCGCCAAATTGTAccgtttatatttttgatgttacTTCCTTTGGTTGCTCGTAGTTGACTGATTTCCAGGATGTCTTACCACAGAAACCTGCCGAAAAAATATAGAACCCGGAGTTAAAATTCGATTGAAAATAGACTATTATAGGTTgtactttgtaaatacagctgtttctcaaaacacgcctcttttTGGAAGATCTTGAATATATATAGCTAGCGAGCAACATCAATGAAAATGTTCATCTCCGGCgttaaaagaaatacaactTGGTGATTCGAATCACGAGCAGCCAATGTTTATTGTAATTAtctaataataatacattatttaaatcattttctttcttttttggcACTATTTTTTTTCGTGCAGGCTTtagttatttgatatataataagTCACACAACGACTTTCACACATTTGTAAATGGCGTTTGAAGTGATCATCCCACTGGGCCGATAAAGCCATTTAAAATAGGGggtccaaccatatgtccccattcaaatcatcaaatgcattgatcgtccaaaaaagaaGAAGGTGGGTTTCAATCGAATCGAGTCGAGTGAGAATGAAAAATACACATAATGATGCTATTAAGGAGGTTCGCTACTCATTTCAATATAACAAGCTTTTttgataaaagataaataaaagaacCAAAATagccaaaaaatatatataggtcaatgtgcttgttttcgaaatacacatgtattaatttagccattgaaattttggcaggACAATGTTCTCACTTGATTTTTAATAGATTTATCATTgacaaatttacttttaaaaataacaaggattttataaaacttttatggATGGCTTTATTCGGCTTATAATTGATTTTACCAGTAAAAGAttaatttataaacagaaaaattgggatcaatggacaaaaattgttaaggcattcaaatggataaaaccagaggattcagaaaatctgacaattcataaaacatgacaaacGAGCATCCTCAAAGTACTATTACATTATAtattcatcatatataccaaatttaatataaaaaaaaatacaaagttataTGAAAATACACATATTGAGGTGTTGGTCAAAGAAACAGCAAACCCAAGTCACACAATCATGTTTCTTTGCCCAGATTTAGagtgaatatcaattttaaaatgttataaaaacatCTAGTATTACAGTGTGCTTACATGGTCAGTAAATGCCATATGGCAATGAGCGCCAGCAAACTCAAgctcaacatatatatatgtttttttatatactaaaaccatatatatttactGGCACACTTTGGAAGATAATTGTTCTTACCTGACTGAATTTAAGGgtagttgtaaaaaaaattttttttttctttcagttgtTGAATTAATAGATCGATATGAAAACTAGAgtctttaaaacatgtttttgtctTAAAGCTTGAAGATTTGAACATACTATTCGTTTGTTTACAATGTGTATGCTGAGACTAACACCATGTTATTTAGGTAAAGTAACGTAACTCTAAACTAAGTTactaactttatttttttactataaatctaacatttgaaataaaccaCACAATGCACAATGAcctaattttatatttgcacGGTTTCGATTTGTTAACTTTTAACCAATGATATTCCTAGAAGTGTCTAGTAGGTGAGATAAAAGCGAATATCCGTGTTCTTATATATCTGCGCTCAACTGTTTTTCCCCGTCTCTAACAAAACTTGTATTtatactatataaaaatgaagatgtggtattattgccaatgagacaactatccacaaaagaccaatatgacacaaacattaacaactataggtaaccgtacggcctttaacaatgagcaaagcacataccgcatagtcagctataaaaggccccgataagacaatgtaaaacaattcaaacgagaaaacatttatttatgtaaaaaattaacgaaaaacaaatatgtaacacataaacaaacgacaaccactgaattacaggctcctgacttgcttgggacaggcacatagtGACATACTTAAATCCCAAACCTCCCCCTAACccgggacagtggtataacagtacaacataagaacaaactatcaaaatcagttgaaaaaggcttaactcatcagatagacaaaaatgcaagtatgtttaaaatcatatttgtcTTGCAGTTATTTTATGGGCGTTTCTGCTTGTATGAAGGCTACCAATTATCAATATATTGGAAAATACTGCCCAGCAGCACGATTTCAGGTTGCAAAGTCATATCAAATCCTTTCCTCGGCGGTTTGTTCCAAAATAGCGGAAGGTAAGTCAATAGAATAATAATAAGATTTTGTTTctagatttattaaaaaacccaaatatacaagactaacaaaggccagagacaGGCGCAAAAAGATCGACAGAGTTAAACATgaatactatataaaaaaagaagatgtggtataattgccattctaacatgacgtccttcaaacgctttgagtacacacccgtggtaaaatatgaatatattgcattggctgttccgatcgtactcccacgtcatatgtttttttatgaatgaagtacccgacgtcatagaatgatgacgttataatttaagcattttacgggaaaatacacgcttctgataccgaaaatcatcacaacaaggaaacgtcaacaaacgatgctaaaatgtggtataagcccatttttaatacatagaagacatataagataattatcattaaaattcatccaaatctatctaaataagttttgtgaatagtttcAGCATGTCACTTTttctgtttgctccgttcttttacgcaaatctaaaagtgcgttaatttatgagaacggcaaataatggcctccacctagagcgcttcgattcaaaacaattgccgtatttgtcctattagaatcgaaataattcatgggggcttgaatatatctagattttaccacgggttgtccctttatgccgatattttacccctcgctatcgctcagggtaaaatatttgtcataaagggccaacccgtggtaaaataacgatatattcaagcccccatgaattatttcttaaatgaaacaactgtccacaagtgaccaaaatgagacagacattaacagctatatgtcaccgtaaggccttcaacaatgagcaaatcccatatcgcatagtcagctataaaaggccactaaaagacaatgtaaaacgacCATAGAaataacaacagcagaaggtcactaacaggtcttcaatgtagcgagacattcccgcacccggaggcgtccttcagctggcacctaaacaaatataaactagtttagtgataatgcaCGCCATActcatttccaaattgtacacaagaaactaaaattaaaataatacaggacttacaaaggccagaggctcctgacttgggacaggcgcaaaatgcggcggggttaaacatgtttatgagatcttaacccttcccctatacctctagccagaAAAGCAAACGCAtagcaatacgcacattaaaattcagttcaagagaagtccgagtctgatgtcagaagatgtaaccaaagaaaataaacaaaatgacaataatacataatcaaataacaacagacttctagcagttaactgacatgccagctccagacttcaatgaaactgattgaaagattatgatttcatcatttgcatatcaggcacaatcctttccgttaggggttta
The genomic region above belongs to Mytilus trossulus isolate FHL-02 chromosome 7, PNRI_Mtr1.1.1.hap1, whole genome shotgun sequence and contains:
- the LOC134724507 gene encoding uncharacterized protein LOC134724507; its protein translation is MLLLLVLSILIYEGYARSPMRARYFNDGIPSFPNPEKCDIYLNKAFECKERPSMKNYIDTQDANGEKVENTFPDLIKARKITIEKAVVADMCSYFMGVSACMKATNYQYIGKYCPAARFQVAKSYQILSSAVCSKIAEDLEAMVECANHDNGILVTFASCMYGAYRFMKAHPGRHPASMIDRYRDCFYQFESCPKQMMTWDTINVFNEYHNDISFLLSGLGIEI